Genomic segment of Shewanella sp. OMA3-2:
GCGTTCAAAGAACGCCTTTCATTACATCAGTAATCATAGGTGGCAATGTTATTTATAAGTTTTAAAACTTAAACAATTAATTTTCTTCGTAATAAAACTTACTAGATGTTGAGCGCAAAGCTCAGCAATACCCGTCTACCATCAAGTATTTTAGATACGCTGTGTTCGTGTTTATCGGGTCTAAATAAATACACACGGCCACCGAAATTTAGAATACATTTTGCACAATTAAATACACCACCTGCTTGGGCTTTTTTAAGCACAACATTTAGCTTGTAGTAGCGCCCCTGTTGCACAGGATCGATATGCTTCATTACCTGATGGTTAGTACCATAGCTTACTAAGTTAATTGCAAATACTCGACTACTAAAAATAGCTCTATTTTTTACTTTGGCAATAATAATGACTCCCATTTTATGTGACAGACCGAGTTTATGGGGGAACTAACAGTAAACGAAGTCACTCATTTTAATTATGCATAACCTAACACCTTTCACTTTGATTACGATAACATTTACCACGATTTAAATGTAAAAATTGAACGGGGATTTTCATTAAAGTAAGTATGTTGCTGAAAAATGAGCAATGCTGCTGATTAAAAGCACCATTGCTCACTTGATATCAAGCTAGATATGAGGTTATTTCTAGATAATAAGCTTTAATCGCACAGCCGACGCTGGTAGTTTGACGCACCTAAATACGACTATGCGGACAATAAACAATCGCTTATAGTCCCTTATTATGTAGACTTTTGATGTAATTGAATAAGCCTAGATACCGATTTAATAGCAAACCACAAACTGTATATTGCTGTGATTAAACCAAGTTGAATAAAACTGTACCCGTGGCTAAAGCCTTTGGCTCCAGAAAAAATTTGAGAGGTTCCTGTATTCCAATCCATGTCATCCAGACACCTATTAATACAAACATTGTAAATAATAATATCGATCCAATTAGCGACAGAGTACTGATATATGGATCTGTCTTGTTATAACGGAATGGTGAGGTATATAACTTCATGCCATAAATTAAAAAACACGTTATAAGGAAAATCATAATATCCATAATAGATACAGGGATCCCTGTTTGCAGTCTAATTATTTCGGATATGATAATAACAAGCACAATAATAATAAATGTTTTTACTTTAGCCCAAGTCACCAATGTCCCCTCAAAATATACGAACGAATACAGCATATAAATCGACATCATGAGGGTCATCCCCTGCGCCCACATATGAAATACTTAAGGCAAACTTTAGTATACACACATACCTGCTGACTGACTTAACAAACATAAACTGTGACCCAGGATAAATAAAAAAGCCTAACACAGAATGTTAGGCTTTTAAAAATAGAGACTTGTCCCCATTCTAGGGCTAAATTGACATAGCCAATTCAGCACCTTGTCTTATCGCACGTTTTGCATCCAATTCAGCGGCAACATCTACACCACCAATAAGATGAACCGGTAGCCCTGTCGCTTTCATTTCATCAACTAAGGTACGGTTTGACTCTTGTCCTGCGCACAACACCACATTATCAACCGCAAGAATTTGAGACTCTTCACCCACTTTAATATGCAGCCCTTGTGAGTCAAATTTTTCATAACTCACACCGGTCATCATATTAACCTCATGTTGTTTGAGCACAGATCGGTGGATCCAACCAGTTGTTTTGCCTAAACCTTTACCCATTTTAGTGGTTTTACGTTGTAGCAAATAGATTTCACGGCTTGGATGATGCTCCGCTTCTTCTGTTAACCCACCTCTATTTTGATATTCTTTATCAATCCCCCACTGCTTTAGCCATTTATCCGGTTGCAATGTAGAAGACTCTTTCTCACATAAGAAATGCGCCATATCAAAACCAATACCGCCAGCGCCGATTAATGCCACTTTTTGACCAATTTCAACTTCGCCATTAAGCACCTTTTGATAATCAACCACACGGGGATCATCAAAACCTTCTAGCTTAAGATTACGGGGTACCACACCTGAAGAAATAACCACTTCATCAAAGTGTTCTTGCTTTAATACTTGGGCATCTAACTTAGTATTTAAACGTAAATCGACTTTAAGCAGTTTGATTTTGTTAGTAAAATAGCGAATGGTTTCATTAAACTCTTCTTTACCAGGTATTTTACGCGCCAAGTTAAACTGGCCACCGACTTCACTTTTAGCTTCAAACAACACCACATCATGACCGCGAGTGGCTGCATAAACAGAAAAAGCCATGCCAGCAGGACCTGCGCCCATTACGGCAATGCGTTTTTTAGTTTGGGTTGGTATGAAATTAATTTCAGTTTCATAACACGCACGGGGATTGACTAAACAGGTGGCGCGTTTCATCGAAAAAGTATGGTCAAGGCAAGCCTGATTACAACCAATACAGGTGTTAATTAATTCGCTTTGATTAGCCGCGGCTTTATTAACAAATTCTGCATCAGCTAAAAACGGCCGTGCCATTGACACCATATCCGCTTGGCCTGAGGCAATAATATGCTCTGCTATTTCTGGAGTGTTAATACGGTTTGTCGCCACCAAGGGTATGCTAACTTCTGATTTTAATCTTTCGGTAACCCATGCAAAGCCACCTCTTGGCACACTGGTGGCAATAGTTGGTACGCGCGCTTCATGCCAGCCAATACCTGTATTAATAATACTCACGCCGACAGCTTCTAATGATTTAGCCAGTTCGACCACTTCATCCCAGCTTGAGCCATTATCGACTAAATCCAGCATAGATAGACGGAAGATGATAATGAAGTCTTTACCTACTTTCTCACGAATAGCTTTAACTATCTCTAAGGGAAATTTGACCCTATTTTGATAACTGCCACCCCATTCATCAGTTCTTTTATTGGTACGCGAACTGATAAATTGATTGATCAAATACCCTTCAGAACCCATCACCTCAACACCATCGTAACCGGCTTTACGGGCTAACTTAGCGCTGCTGGCATAATCTTTAATAGTGTTGTTCACTTGTCTTGGCGACATAGCTGAAGGTGTAAAAGGCGTTATAGGCGACTTCACTTTACTCGGTGCTAAGCTAAAAGGATGGTAACTGTAACGACCGGCATGCAAAATTTGCATACAGATTTTACCGCCAGCGTCATGCACTGCATCGGTAACAATTTTGTGTTTACTAACCTGCCACGGAAAACTTAATTGACATGCATGAGGTGCTAGACGTCCACGCATGTTAGGGGCTATACCGCCAGTAACAATTAAACCGACTCCGCCTGCGGCTCGTTCTTTATAAAACGCTGCCAGTTTCTCAAATCCGCCTTTTTCTTCTTCTAAGCCTGTGTGCATAGAGCCCATTAACACACGGTTTTTCAACTGCGTGAAGCCTAGATCTAAAGGTTCTAGTATGTGTGGAAACGACATTCAAACATCCTTTTTAAACAAGTGATTGAAAACAGCATAACCTTAACTTTGATAAAGCTCAATCATTGACGCAGCGGATTGTCAAAAACGTTTACAATTGAATTTACCATTTAAATCCATTTTCAGTTAGGATGAGATTATTGGAATGTTATAGGAGTGGTAAATGTCCGCTAAACCCCCGTTTTTAAAAAGGTTGTTCACCTTGTTATGGAATACAGTGAACACCATAAGAAAATTAATTATTAATTTTATTTTTTTCAGCATATTGGCAGTCATCATTATTGCGGTCATGACTTCAGAAGATGAAATTGTACTCGATAATCAAACAGCCTTGGTGCTGGACTTATCTGGTCATATAGTTGACCAAAAACGTTTTGTTGATCCATTTGAAGCCGTGTTAGCACAAGGCAATGATAATCCTGATGCAGAGATCCTGTTAGCTGATGTGCTTTATGTGATTCAAAATGCCACCCAAGATACGCGAATTAGCACCATAGTGCTGAATCTGAGTAACTTACGTTCCGCAGGTGTCAGCAAAATGACCGATATTGGCGATGCATTAACCGAGTTTAAAGCCGCCGGTAAAAAAGTCATTGCGATGGAAAATGGTTACAGTCAAGACCAGTATTTTCTCGCCAGTTATGCGGACACCTTATTTTTAAATTCTAAAGGCATGGTCAGCCTTGATGGGTTAAGTCGTTATCGTCTTTATTATAAGTCTGCACTGGAAAAGCTCAAAATTAACACCCATGTTTTCCGTGTTGGTACCTTTAAGTCCGCGGTAGAACCTTTTATTCGTGATGACATGTCTGAAGCAGACAAAGCGGCGAGTAATGAATTGCTGGACGATATTTGGCAAAGCTATTCTGCTACAGTAGCTAAAAATCGCGGGATTAACCCAGATCAACTGGTGCTTGATACCGATGCATATTTAGCGCAGTTAGATAAAGCCAATGGTGACAGCGCATTAATGGCCATGAACATGCATTGGGTTGATGAGCTTGTTTCAGCTGAGCAATTTCGCCTTGCCATGATAGAACTCGTCGGTAGTAATAAAGAAGGTGATTCATACCGTCAAATTGGTTTCAACGATTATCTATCACTCACCGCACCACTACCTCAGTTTATTGAGAATGACTCAGTCGGCATTATTGTTGCCAAAGGTAACATTCTTAATGGCGCTCAACCAGCAGGACAAATTGGTGGTGAAACTACCTCGGAGTTTCTGCGTAAAGCGCGCCTAAACGATAAAGTAAAAGCGGTAGTATTACGGGTAGACAGCCCTGGTGGCAGTGCGTTTGCGTCAGAGCAAATACGCCAAGAAGTATTGGCGCTTAAAAATGCTGGTAAACCTGTTGTTGTCAGCATGGGAAGTCTAGCCGCATCTGGCGGTTATTGGATTTCAGCAAGCGCTGATTATATCTACGCAACCCCAACTACAATTACAGGCTCTATTGGTATTTTTGGTATGTTTGCCACTTTTGAAGATGCGCTCAGCCATTTTGGTGTTAACACCGATGGTGTAGCAACATCTGATTGGGCAGGTTTATCAGTTACTCGCAGTTTAAGCCCTAACATAAAAGCCGTTATTCAACGTCATATTGAACGGGGCTATCATGAGTTTATTTCTTTGGTTTCGACCGAACGCAATATGACTCTTGAACAAGTTGATAATATTGCCCAAGGTCGTGTTTGGACCGGTAAACGTGCTCTTGAATTAGGCCTTGTTGATGAAATTGGCGATATGAAACAAGCTATCGCTAAAGCAGCCGAACTGGCTAAAATTGACAAGTTTGACACTAAATTAATTGAACATGAACTGACAACCGAACAGCGGTTTATTCGACAGTTAATGGGTGCTTCAGCGGCTTATATACCCACATCGATACACAAGTCATCTATACTTGAAACCATGTTATCCCAGTGGAGTCGTGTGATTGAAGATTTTGCTAAGTTTGATGACCCACAGGGAATGTACCTTTACTGTGAGCAATGTGACTTCTAGTTTTTAGCACGGAATAATTAAATCTGTAAAAAAAGCCTGCTTAGCAGGCTTTTTTATATCGATTCGGCAATATAACTCGTATAATTTACATATTATGTAAAATAAATCTAATTTGAGTAAATTCATGACTAAACGCGCTATTTACGTTGCCTATACGGGCGGAACGATCGGTATGCAAAAAACAGCTAATGGCTTTGCACCTGTTTCCGGCTTTTTAACCGATTGCGTTCAGTCCATGCCTGAGTTTTATCATCAAGAAATGCCCAGTTTTGTGATCCAAGAATATAGCCCTTTAATCGACTCTTCAAACATGGCACCTACGGATTGGCAACTCATCGCCAATGACATTAAAGCCAATTATGAAAAATACGATGGGTTTGTCATATTGCATGGCACTGATACTATGGCTTATACCGCATCGGCTTTGTCATTTATGCTACAAGGGCTATCAAAACCTGTCATAGTCACTGGCTCTCAAATTCCTTTGGCACAGCTACGTTCTGATGGGCAAACAAACTTACTTAACTCACTGTATATCGCTGCCAACTACCCCGTTGCCGAAGTCTGTTTATTCTTTAACAACAAATTATTTAGAGGTAATCGCTCAACTAAAGCCCATGCAGATGGTTTTGATGCTTTTGCCTCGCCTAACTTCCCTCTTCTGCTTGAAGCCGGGATTAAGATTAATATCAAGGAAGGCAAAATCTGTGAACCGACAAACTCGCCTTTAACTGTGATCAATATAAAACCGCAGCCTATTGGCGTAGTCACACTCTATCCTGGTATCTCGACGCAAATATTTAAGAATATTTTACAGCAACCCGTTAAAGCATTAATCCTACTCACATTTGGTGTTGGTAATGCGCCACAAGATCCTCAATTATTGCAAGCGTTAAAGCAGGCGGATGAACGTGGCATTGTGCTAGTCAATCTCACTCAATGTTTTCAAGGTAAAGTCAATATGGGGGGATATGCGACAGGTAACTCATTAGCTAAGGCGGGTGTGATAAGTGGTATGGACATGACAGTCGAAGCGGCATTAGCAAAACTACACTATTTACTATCTATTAATTTAACACCTGAAGAAATTAAAATTTCAATGCAAAAGAACCTAATTGGTGAGCTGTCTGCCGACTAGTCATTTAATAAGCAAATGCCTAAAACTGCGACTACATTTATCTCCAAATATCTACAATCCCTAATATAATGTATTTGAATTTCAACTGGGATTATATTGAAAAAGAGCTAGCATGATCTTCTTTGCTAGCCTTTCTTAACTAGAGCAACCATATCTTCAAAAAGTAGCCTCAAATAGCAAATTGATATTTTGCGCTAAAAGAGCCAATTTATTCATGCCAATAAATCCTTTTAAAAGCTAAAAGGGTGAGACATCAAGCCCTTTTTTTATAGATTAAAATATAACAATACATCACATAGAAAATTATAATTCATAATCTAACTTATATAATTCCCTATTCGGGTTTGATGATATTAAAGTGCAGATAAGCTCTTTGGGTAGCGATACGACCTCGCGGAGTACGCTGAATAAACCCTTGTTGTATTAGAAAAGGCTCTAAGACATCTTCAATGGTATCTCTATCTTCCCCTATTGCTGCCGCAAGGTTATCAAGCCCAACAGGACCACCCATAAACTTATCTATGATTGCCAACAACAGCTTTCTATCTAAATAATCAAAACCTTCAAGATCGACATCAAGCAAGTCAAGTGCTTGTTCTGCGACTTCCTTCGTGACTACCCCATCATGCTTCACTTCTGCATAATCCCTTACTCGGCGCAAAAGACGGTTTGCAATTCGAGGTGTACCGCGGGAGCGCCGTGCAATTTCAACCGCGCCTTCAGGGGCTATCGATAAATTCATCACGTTAGCTGAACGTGTCACAATAGTGGTTAAATCCGTTACATTATAAAACTCAAGTCGCAAAGGAATACCAAAACGTGCTCGCAGTGGTGATGTTAGTGCGCCTGCTCTGGTCGTTGCGCCCACTAAAGTAAAGGGCGGTAAATCCAATTTAATTGACCGCGCAGCAGGTCCCTCACCAATCATAATATCTAATTGATAATCTTCTAAAGCTGGATATAAAATCTCCTCAACTACGGGGCTAAGACGATGTATTTCATCAATAAACAGTACATCCCCCTCTTCTAAATTAGTCAGCAGTGCAGCTAAGTCGCCAGCTTTTTCTAAAACAGGCCCTGAGGTTGATTTAATATTGACCCCCATTTCATTGGCAACAATCATTGCCAACGTGGTTTTACCTAATCCTGGTGGACCAAATATAAGCATATGATCAAGCGCTTCTTTTCGATTAAGCGCCGCTTGAATAAACACCTTTAGCTGTGCTCGTGTATCATCTTGCCCT
This window contains:
- a CDS encoding 2OG-Fe(II) oxygenase, with protein sequence MIAKVKNRAIFSSRVFAINLVSYGTNHQVMKHIDPVQQGRYYKLNVVLKKAQAGGVFNCAKCILNFGGRVYLFRPDKHEHSVSKILDGRRVLLSFALNI
- a CDS encoding NADPH-dependent 2,4-dienoyl-CoA reductase, with the translated sequence MSFPHILEPLDLGFTQLKNRVLMGSMHTGLEEEKGGFEKLAAFYKERAAGGVGLIVTGGIAPNMRGRLAPHACQLSFPWQVSKHKIVTDAVHDAGGKICMQILHAGRYSYHPFSLAPSKVKSPITPFTPSAMSPRQVNNTIKDYASSAKLARKAGYDGVEVMGSEGYLINQFISSRTNKRTDEWGGSYQNRVKFPLEIVKAIREKVGKDFIIIFRLSMLDLVDNGSSWDEVVELAKSLEAVGVSIINTGIGWHEARVPTIATSVPRGGFAWVTERLKSEVSIPLVATNRINTPEIAEHIIASGQADMVSMARPFLADAEFVNKAAANQSELINTCIGCNQACLDHTFSMKRATCLVNPRACYETEINFIPTQTKKRIAVMGAGPAGMAFSVYAATRGHDVVLFEAKSEVGGQFNLARKIPGKEEFNETIRYFTNKIKLLKVDLRLNTKLDAQVLKQEHFDEVVISSGVVPRNLKLEGFDDPRVVDYQKVLNGEVEIGQKVALIGAGGIGFDMAHFLCEKESSTLQPDKWLKQWGIDKEYQNRGGLTEEAEHHPSREIYLLQRKTTKMGKGLGKTTGWIHRSVLKQHEVNMMTGVSYEKFDSQGLHIKVGEESQILAVDNVVLCAGQESNRTLVDEMKATGLPVHLIGGVDVAAELDAKRAIRQGAELAMSI
- the sppA gene encoding signal peptide peptidase SppA; translation: MSAKPPFLKRLFTLLWNTVNTIRKLIINFIFFSILAVIIIAVMTSEDEIVLDNQTALVLDLSGHIVDQKRFVDPFEAVLAQGNDNPDAEILLADVLYVIQNATQDTRISTIVLNLSNLRSAGVSKMTDIGDALTEFKAAGKKVIAMENGYSQDQYFLASYADTLFLNSKGMVSLDGLSRYRLYYKSALEKLKINTHVFRVGTFKSAVEPFIRDDMSEADKAASNELLDDIWQSYSATVAKNRGINPDQLVLDTDAYLAQLDKANGDSALMAMNMHWVDELVSAEQFRLAMIELVGSNKEGDSYRQIGFNDYLSLTAPLPQFIENDSVGIIVAKGNILNGAQPAGQIGGETTSEFLRKARLNDKVKAVVLRVDSPGGSAFASEQIRQEVLALKNAGKPVVVSMGSLAASGGYWISASADYIYATPTTITGSIGIFGMFATFEDALSHFGVNTDGVATSDWAGLSVTRSLSPNIKAVIQRHIERGYHEFISLVSTERNMTLEQVDNIAQGRVWTGKRALELGLVDEIGDMKQAIAKAAELAKIDKFDTKLIEHELTTEQRFIRQLMGASAAYIPTSIHKSSILETMLSQWSRVIEDFAKFDDPQGMYLYCEQCDF
- the ansA gene encoding asparaginase, translating into MTKRAIYVAYTGGTIGMQKTANGFAPVSGFLTDCVQSMPEFYHQEMPSFVIQEYSPLIDSSNMAPTDWQLIANDIKANYEKYDGFVILHGTDTMAYTASALSFMLQGLSKPVIVTGSQIPLAQLRSDGQTNLLNSLYIAANYPVAEVCLFFNNKLFRGNRSTKAHADGFDAFASPNFPLLLEAGIKINIKEGKICEPTNSPLTVINIKPQPIGVVTLYPGISTQIFKNILQQPVKALILLTFGVGNAPQDPQLLQALKQADERGIVLVNLTQCFQGKVNMGGYATGNSLAKAGVISGMDMTVEAALAKLHYLLSINLTPEEIKISMQKNLIGELSAD
- the ruvB gene encoding Holliday junction branch migration DNA helicase RuvB, with product MIEADRLIQPEIQMHDEVVDRAMRPKMLDEYTGQDDTRAQLKVFIQAALNRKEALDHMLIFGPPGLGKTTLAMIVANEMGVNIKSTSGPVLEKAGDLAALLTNLEEGDVLFIDEIHRLSPVVEEILYPALEDYQLDIMIGEGPAARSIKLDLPPFTLVGATTRAGALTSPLRARFGIPLRLEFYNVTDLTTIVTRSANVMNLSIAPEGAVEIARRSRGTPRIANRLLRRVRDYAEVKHDGVVTKEVAEQALDLLDVDLEGFDYLDRKLLLAIIDKFMGGPVGLDNLAAAIGEDRDTIEDVLEPFLIQQGFIQRTPRGRIATQRAYLHFNIIKPE